The Natranaerobius trueperi genome segment TTTCTGCTATACTAGAGCCTTCTTGAGTCTTTTCTACAGCATTCATTGCAGCTTCCTCTATAACTTTATTACCAGATGTGTTCCCAGCTTTTTCTAACGCATTGAGAACTGATATACCACTTGACAATAATGTAGCAAGCGTTCTTGCAAATCTTCCTACTACAGCTTTTTTCACTAATGGTCCAAAAATTGGAAGTGATAGTTTTATTTGACTCCACTTTTTTTCACCTGTTTCTGTATTCAAATAATACTTAATTCCAGTTATGACAGCTAATTTCGCCAATACCCATAAATACCAGTAGTTTCTGATAGAATCGGAAAAAGAAATAATTATTTGAGTCGGTAATGGAATCGTAGTCTCTCGAGGAAACATATCGACAAAAACAGGAACAATAAATATCATCATCACAGTGAGTATTACAATTGCAAATAAAGTTACTAAACTAGGATAAAAAGTAGCGGATTGGATATTATCTCTTAATGCTTTGTCTTTTTCTAATTGATCAGATAGTCTAGCTAAAGAAACACCAAGATTTCCACTTTCTTCTCCCACTTCAACCATACTAATGTATAAGTTAGAAAAAACCTCTGAATGCTGACTTAAAGCTTCAGAAAAACTCATTCCACCCTCTACATTTTCAGCAATATTACCAATGGCCTTTTTCAATACTGGATTTGTCACTTGTTCACTTAAAGTAAATAAGGACCTGGTTAAAGGTATCCCTGCGTCTAGCATGGACGATAATTGGCGCGAAAAGAGACTTAAATCCCCCAATTTAACTTTTTGGTCGAGATTTAAAAACTTTTTAAAATTAAAATCGTTCACGTCTTTTATATCTGTTACTATGTATCCTCTATCATTTAATTTTTTGGCTGCTAATTGTTCACTATTTTCATTTATCTGACCTGAATAAGGATTTCCAGAAAAATCAACAGCTTCATATTTGTATAAGGCCATAAGCATTCCATAACAGGAAATTTGTAAAAAATCCTTGTTATGGCTTACACCTCCTAACCTTTCTTATTTTATTTATATTCATAATGTAATTAAAACTGTAAAACTAATTAACTGAAATAGTAATCTTTCTACCATCATCGTCGTAATTTACAATTAAGCCTAATTTTTCAGATATAAATCGTAGTGGTACCATTATTTTGTCATCAATGATCTGTGGTGGTACATCTAATTTGAAAATTTCGCCATTTATCTCAGCTTCATATTCTCCCAAATAAAGCAGTACGTTTGCTTCTCTTTTAATAATGATCTCTTTTGTTTTTGGATTCCAATGTACACTATCCTCTAAATTTTCCATAATCTCCTGTAACGGAACTAGAGTACGACCATCTTGTATTACTGGCGGATTCTCTAGAAAAGCTAATTCCCCGCCTTCATCAATAGCAATTTCTAGAACTCCTGATAATTCTATCGGACCAAAGAATGGATCTCTATACAGTTCAGTCTCTTCACGCCATTCCATATTCTCCATTATTTTTCTTGCAAACTCCATATCTTCCATGTCAATCTCTTTTCTGTGTGTATTACCTTGCGAAACTGGCACTTCAACCTCTTCAGAGGGCTGTGATTCCGGCATGATGATAAAATTCACAACAAAAGCTATAACTATTAGTAATAACAAAATTGATATTAAAATAATTGTTCTTTTATTGATATTATTAGAAGCCATATTCCGTGGGTTCTTCGGGTTATTTGAATGATTAAGTTTAATTATTGCCATCACCTTCTCTTGTAAAAATTGTTGATGTCTTCATTACTTTACACTTATAAATTACTCAAAAGTCTTTCAATTCTTATCATTCAATGCAATTATCGAGAGTCGCTTTTTTGTTATTTTTTAGTTCTTGATTCATAGTCTGTATTCATGATTAACTACTTGTCTGAATGGTAGGATAAAATTGATGTTCTTTACCTTTTATGATCATATTTCTGATAGCAGGTGTATCTCACATAAATTCAATAACTAGAATACGACTGTTGCAATTTATGTATTGTCTAGTTATTTTCTACAAACGACCTTGTTATCCCTTGAAAAATTGCAATAAATGAAATTAAAAATCGATTAACTTTACTTTTTGAGACTATCAATACTTTGGTATCTAAAAACTGTCAAATACCCGAAACACGGCAAGAACAAGCCGTAAAAACGAAAAGAACCTACATACATGGTCATTTTACCGGTTAGCATTATTTATTGAGTGCAAAGCAAAACTACGAGGTATTAAAACCCACCGAGATCGGGTAGCAGGAATGAACATCATCCATGCACCTATGATAGATGGAGTAGGGTAAGCAAAAGTCTATCAGCTTATACTGCTATATGCACTGGTATGGGAAGAAGGGTACTGGTATACCCTTAGCTTGGGGAGCTGTCTAAAGCAGAAATGAAGTGAGGACGCATAGCTACCCGAAAATCCCACGCATTCATGTGTATAGAGTGTCAAAAATGTAATTAATATAACAGGAATTATCACAGGTTAATTTCTATTTTTTGTGATAATTCTTTTGTTATCTTCGCTATAGCTGGTTAAATCTCGATTCTTTGAAAAACCTACCAATGCTTTCCATACTGTAAGTGGTCTATAGTTCTCCTTAATTATACTTTTTTTAAAGTCTTCTATTGGATTACCATGTTCATCTTTTGGTACTACGAATAAACGTGAAACTAACCTTTTTTTAGGAAAAAACTCTAACACATAAAGGTCTATAGCCACTCGATATAATTTTTTTTTATCTTTTTTTAGTTCAATAAAATCTTTGTTATTATCTGTTTGAACACCTTCACCTACATATTTTTCAATACTATTAATAGCTCGAAAGCTGGGTATAGCCCAATTTTTAATAGGTAAATCAGATAAAATAACATTATCAGGATCATAACTATATCTCATACCAGATACTTGTAAAAAAAGGGGGTTTCCCATAACTTTACTTAAGAAAATAAAGGATTCAAGTATTATCTTAATTTCTCTTTTAGTAAAATAAACCTCTGCTACTGGATATCCTGGTGTTGAGTTAATAGTTTTACCCATTCCTGCTGTACGTGCTAAATCATAGAATGAAATCTTACCTTTTGTATCTTCTCTAGTACCTGGAAGAATATCATCTCTAATTTGTCCATTTACTTGAAAGGCAAAATCTACTGTTTTTTCAAGTGTATCTTCAGCGTATATCCTCATTGAGTCTGTTATCAAGTTACCAAGAGGTGTTTCTGAATAAGTTGGGGTTTTTTTGATATTTTCATTAGATATAGCTATAGGTTCTAGGATATTATTAATTTTTTTATTAGTTAAATCCTCTAGCCATTCATTTAAAAGGTTTGTGTAATTTGAAATGTCACTTTCAATTTCTGGGTCTTCTTTGATAATATCATCAATCGGTATGTTCTTTTGATAGATTGATAATTCTTTGCTTTCTATATTATAACTTATATCTAGCTGTCCTAGATGTCTTAAGTGACTACCTGGTTGAACTATGAAAGTGTTATTAGTTATAGTAGGATGTTTTAAAAATTTATGGGTATGACCACTAATTATAATGTCTATATCATCAATATATCTAGCTATATTAATATTCTCATTAACCCCTGAGTGGTTAACGGCAACAATAATATTAGCACCATTTTCTTTTAAAGTTTTAACATATTTTTTAATTGATGTAAGATGAGAGTTAAATGTGATGTCTTTAGCTTTTCGAATATAATGCTGAGCCTCTTTTCCAATAATACCAATAAAACCAACCTTAATATTATTAGTTAGCTCTTTAATAAAGTATTTATTAAGACCTATCTCTTTTAAAGGAGTATCATCATAAATGACAGTATTTGTACCTAATAAAACAGGGCCATTATCCTTTGGATAACCTGCTAATTTTAAATAGTTACTAATAAAATCTGTACCGAAATCATACTCGTGATTTCCGAGTGTTATAACATCATAACCAATCTTGTTCATTAGGCTTAATTCAGGAGTTTTTCCTTTCGTAGCTAACCAACTATAAGGATTACCACTCAAAAAGTCACCGGCTGAAACTAATAACACTGGTTCTTTTGATTTCAGTTTCTCGTTTCTGATTTTTGAAACAATTGTTTGAAGTCTTGCAAATCCACCAATGGTATCATCCTTTTGATTGGGATCAAAATCAATTGCAGGGGTGTGTGGTATTAAAGAAGAATGTTCATCAGTTGTATATAGTAATGTGAAATTAACTGTATTTTGACTAGTCAAATTTTGCACCTCGCTTTTTTCTAGATAATCTTTTATTAATATATTCAATATTATATT includes the following:
- a CDS encoding type II secretion system F family protein, which produces MALYKYEAVDFSGNPYSGQINENSEQLAAKKLNDRGYIVTDIKDVNDFNFKKFLNLDQKVKLGDLSLFSRQLSSMLDAGIPLTRSLFTLSEQVTNPVLKKAIGNIAENVEGGMSFSEALSQHSEVFSNLYISMVEVGEESGNLGVSLARLSDQLEKDKALRDNIQSATFYPSLVTLFAIVILTVMMIFIVPVFVDMFPRETTIPLPTQIIISFSDSIRNYWYLWVLAKLAVITGIKYYLNTETGEKKWSQIKLSLPIFGPLVKKAVVGRFARTLATLLSSGISVLNALEKAGNTSGNKVIEEAAMNAVEKTQEGSSIAETLKENDAFPPMTIQMISVGEETGSLSELLDRIAGFYEEEVETMSKGLTSIIEPVMLVIVGLIIGFIVISMYLPIFIGITEMS
- a CDS encoding copper amine oxidase N-terminal domain-containing protein — translated: MAIIKLNHSNNPKNPRNMASNNINKRTIILISILLLLIVIAFVVNFIIMPESQPSEEVEVPVSQGNTHRKEIDMEDMEFARKIMENMEWREETELYRDPFFGPIELSGVLEIAIDEGGELAFLENPPVIQDGRTLVPLQEIMENLEDSVHWNPKTKEIIIKREANVLLYLGEYEAEINGEIFKLDVPPQIIDDKIMVPLRFISEKLGLIVNYDDDGRKITISVN
- a CDS encoding bifunctional metallophosphatase/5'-nucleotidase, with product MTSQNTVNFTLLYTTDEHSSLIPHTPAIDFDPNQKDDTIGGFARLQTIVSKIRNEKLKSKEPVLLVSAGDFLSGNPYSWLATKGKTPELSLMNKIGYDVITLGNHEYDFGTDFISNYLKLAGYPKDNGPVLLGTNTVIYDDTPLKEIGLNKYFIKELTNNIKVGFIGIIGKEAQHYIRKAKDITFNSHLTSIKKYVKTLKENGANIIVAVNHSGVNENINIARYIDDIDIIISGHTHKFLKHPTITNNTFIVQPGSHLRHLGQLDISYNIESKELSIYQKNIPIDDIIKEDPEIESDISNYTNLLNEWLEDLTNKKINNILEPIAISNENIKKTPTYSETPLGNLITDSMRIYAEDTLEKTVDFAFQVNGQIRDDILPGTREDTKGKISFYDLARTAGMGKTINSTPGYPVAEVYFTKREIKIILESFIFLSKVMGNPLFLQVSGMRYSYDPDNVILSDLPIKNWAIPSFRAINSIEKYVGEGVQTDNNKDFIELKKDKKKLYRVAIDLYVLEFFPKKRLVSRLFVVPKDEHGNPIEDFKKSIIKENYRPLTVWKALVGFSKNRDLTSYSEDNKRIITKNRN